One segment of Ricinus communis isolate WT05 ecotype wild-type chromosome 8, ASM1957865v1, whole genome shotgun sequence DNA contains the following:
- the LOC8281551 gene encoding fimbrin-1 has protein sequence MSSYIGVHVSDQWLQSQFTQVELRSLKSKYISLKNQSGKVTGEDLPPLMVKLKAFSSMFNEEEIKGILSESLSDLTNEVDFEGFLKAYLNLQGRVTAKSGEPKHASSFLKATTTTLLHTINVSEKSSYVAHVNSYLGDDPFLKQFLPLDPSTNDLFNLVRDGVLLCKLINVAVPGTIDERAINTKRILNPWERNENHTLCLNSAKAIGCTVVNIGTQDLVEGRPHLVLGLISQIIKIQLLADLSLKKTPQLVELVDDNNDVEELMGLAPEKLLLKWMNFHLKKGGYEKPVTNFSSDLKDGKAYAYLLNVLAPEHCNPATLDAKDFTERAKLVLDHAERMDCKRYLKPEDIVEGSPNLNLAFVAQIFHQRNGLSTDNKKISFAERMTDDVQTSREERCFRLWINSLGIATYVNNVFEDVRNGWILLEVLDKVSPGSVNWKHASKPPIKMPFRKVENCNQVVKIGRQLRFSLVNVGGNDIVQGNKKLILAFLWQLMRYNMLQLLNNLRAHSQGKEVTDADILKWANKKVKNTGRTSQIENFRDKSLSTGIFFLELLSAVEPRVVNWNLVTKGETDEEKRLNATYIISVARKLGCSIFLLPEDIMEVNQKMILTLAASIMYWSLQKAMEEGESSPSPANGSACTITPDASPAPSSISGEDETSSVGGEVSQLNIDDAASDTTVSSHIENEEAPARE, from the exons ATGTCGAGTTATATAGGCGTTCATGTCTCTGATCAATGGCTTCAGAGTCAGTTCACACAGGTTGAACTTCGCAGCCTGAAATCAAAa TATATATCATTGAAGAATCAAAGTGGTAAAGTGACTGGGGAAGATTTGCCGCCTTTGATGGTGAAATTAAAAGCTTTTAGTTCAATGTTTAATGAGGAGGAGATTAAAGGAATCTTGAGCGAGTCACTTTCTGACCTTACCAATGAAGTTGATTTTGAAGGCTTCCTCAAG GCATACCTCAATTTGCAAGGTCGAGTTACAGCAAAATCAGGGGAACCAAAGCATGCTTCCTCATTCCTCAAAGCCACAACAACCACCCTTCTTCACACAATTAATGTATCTGAGAAATCATCTTATGTTGCTCACGTAAACAGCTATCTTGGCGATGATCCATTTCTGAAGCAGTTTCTTCCTTTAGATCCATCCACAAATGATTTATTCAATCTCGTGAGAGATGGAGTACTTCTATG CAAGCTTATCAATGTTGCTGTGCCTGGCACAATAGATGAACGAGCTATTAACACAAAACGCATTCTTAATCCATGGGAGAGGAACGAAAATCATACACTTTGCCTTAATTCTGCTAAAGCTATTGGCTGCACTGTAGTTAACATTGGCACTCAGGATTTGGTGGAAGGAAGA CCTCATTTGGTGCTtggattgatttctcaaattattaag ATTCAACTGTTAGCAGATCTTAGCCTTAAGAAGACACCTCAGCTTGTGGAACTAGTGGATGACAACAAT GATGTTGAGGAGCTTATGGGATTGGCCCCTGAAAAGCTATTGTTGAAATGGATGAATTTCCATCTGAAGAAAGGAGGCTATGAGAAACCAGTTACAAATTTTTCATCTGATTTGAAG GATGGAAAGGCTTATGCCTACCTGCTTAATGTTCTTGCACCAGAACACTGCAATCCGGCTACATTGGATGCCAAGGACTTCACTGAAAGGGCTAAGCTTGTACTTGATCATGCAGAGAGGATGGACTGCAAAAGATATTTGAAACCAGAAGATATAGTTGAAGGTTCACCAAATCTGAATCTTGCATTTGTGGCACAAATATTTCATCAAAG GAATGGTCTTTCTACAGACAACAAAAAGATATCCTTTGCAGAGAGAATGACAGATGATGTGCAGACATCCAGAGAAGAAAGATGCTTTCGACTGTGGATCAACAGTCTTGGAATTGCTACATATGTCAATAACGTGTTTGAAGATGTTAGAAATGG ATGGATACTTTTAGAAGTGCTTGACAAGGTTTCCCCCGGATCAGTTAACTGGAAGCATGCATCAAagcctccaatcaagatgccGTTTAGAAAAGTAGAGAACTGCAATCAAGTTGTAAAGATTGGGAGACAATTGAGATTTTCACTTGTCAATGTCGGTGGAAATGATATTGTACAAGGAAATAAGAAGCTCATTCTTG CTTTCTTATGGCAGCTGATGAGATATAATATGCTTCAACTCCTGAATAACTTGAGAGCTCACTCTCAAGGGAAAGAAGTAACTGATGCAGATATTTTAAAGTGGGCAAACAAGAAGGTTAAAAATACAGGCAGAACTTCTCAAATTGAGAATTTCAGG GATAAGAGTCTATCGACAGGGATATTCTTCCTTGAGCTTCTTAGTGCGGTGGAACCTAGGGTAGTCAATTGGAACCTTGTTACCAAGGGTGAAACTG ATGAGGAAAAGAGACTGAATGCTACATACATAATCAGTGTGGCTAGGAAACTTGGCTGTTCCATTTTCTTGTTGCCCGAGGATATCATGGAG GTTAACCAAAAGATGATTCTCACTTTAGCAGCTAGCATAATGTACTGGAGCCTGCAAAAGGCAATGGAAGAGGGAGAGTCATCTCCATCCCCTGCTAATGGGAGTGCATGCACCATTACCCCCGATGCATCCCCGGCACCCTCCTCTATTAGCGGTGAAGATGAGACCTCCTCCGTTGGGGGCGAAGTATCACAGTTAAACATTGATGATGCTGCCTCTGATACTACCGTCTCCTCACATATCGAGAATGAGGAAGCTCCTGCTCGAGAATGA